One stretch of Tepiditoga spiralis DNA includes these proteins:
- a CDS encoding glycoside hydrolase family 130 protein, producing MSNLNIPWEDKPLNCDDTIWRYSKNPIIERNAIKNSNSIFNSAVISYENEFVGIFRCDNKCREMNIHFGSSKDGINWKIKDKPIEFKSANSSDEEVGISSYKYDPRLCKIENRYYITWCNGYHGPTIGVGYTDDFKTFYQTENAFLPFNRNGVLFPKKINGKFAMLSRPSDNGHTQFGDIFYSESPDLIHWGKHRHVMGTTNINTSPWQSTKIGAGPVPIETKEGWLLIYHGVLTSCNGYVYHMGAAILDKETPWKVLYRSRPYLLSPQKQYECVGDVPNVVFPCATLHDKKTGKIAIYYGAADTVTCLAFSTIQDIIDFTKNNSL from the coding sequence ATGTCTAATTTAAATATTCCATGGGAAGATAAACCATTAAATTGTGATGACACAATTTGGAGATATTCAAAAAACCCAATAATAGAAAGAAATGCTATAAAAAATTCAAATAGTATTTTTAATAGTGCTGTAATTTCTTATGAAAATGAATTTGTTGGAATATTTAGATGTGATAATAAATGTAGAGAAATGAATATTCATTTTGGTAGTTCAAAAGATGGAATTAATTGGAAGATAAAAGATAAACCAATAGAATTTAAATCAGCAAATTCATCAGATGAAGAAGTTGGAATATCATCATATAAATATGATCCAAGATTGTGTAAAATAGAAAATAGATATTATATAACTTGGTGTAATGGGTATCATGGACCAACAATTGGAGTTGGATATACAGATGATTTTAAAACATTTTATCAAACTGAAAATGCTTTTTTACCTTTTAATAGAAATGGAGTATTATTTCCTAAAAAAATAAATGGAAAATTTGCTATGCTAAGCAGGCCAAGTGATAATGGTCATACTCAATTTGGAGATATATTTTATAGTGAAAGTCCTGATTTAATTCATTGGGGAAAACACAGACATGTTATGGGAACGACAAATATAAATACAAGCCCTTGGCAAAGTACAAAAATTGGAGCGGGTCCTGTTCCGATAGAAACAAAAGAGGGATGGCTTTTAATATATCATGGAGTCTTAACTTCATGTAATGGATATGTTTATCATATGGGAGCAGCAATATTAGACAAAGAAACTCCTTGGAAAGTACTATATCGTTCAAGACCATATTTGCTATCTCCACAAAAGCAATATGAATGTGTAGGAGATGTACCAAATGTTGTATTTCCATGTGCAACTTTACATGATAAAAAAACAGGAAAAATAGCAATATACTATGGTGCAGCTGATACAGTAACATGCCTTGCTTTTTCAACAATACAAGATATAATTGATTTTACAAAAAATAATTCATTATAA
- a CDS encoding alpha-mannosidase, translated as MYFTVEKIKKYVEEIKKHIYEKIIDLEIMEYINIGVNNLGLDYVKNKTWKEFNIGNRWGNKDEIYWFRKTIKFPNDWSKDNVALYFNLGKGDLGGLSGTESLIYINEKPVQGLDINHSEVFLKPEWIINEKIIIHIKAFSGINNKNNLFSEAKLVKINRVTEDFYFRSLTVLQTVLELDKNSFDRKNLIEFLDKSFKVIDFRKTGTKEFYDSITKANELLEEFLKNYKSNEKNKPKVVAIGHSHIDVAWLWRLKHTREKASRTFSTVNHLMNQYEEYQFVQSQPQLYDYIKKDYPEIYENIKKRIKEGKWEVTGGMWVEADCNVPSGESLVRQFLFGQKFMKEEFDIRSKILWLPDVFGYSWALPQIIKKSGCEYFMTTKISWSQFNKPEYDTFNWRGIDGTEILTHFITTPDEHGAHFYTYNGLLTPKSVKGLWDNYSQKDINDELLIAFGWGDGGGGPTKEMIETGKKIKEMPSIPDIEFGKAEPFFKRLDERVKEKYKLPTVDGELYLEFHRGTYTSQGKTKRNNRKSEILLHNVEVFNTLSSIELNNIYPQEKINEGWKILLRNQFHDILPGSSIHEVYEDSQMEFEKLFNLEETLLNKVLQEISDNINIKGNKLIVFNSLSWIRSGEIFIKFNDEFKNKVFVDENNEIAYSKIIGNIIKINVENIPAMGYKTYKIVDGKNESIKNYLKYENDTIENKFYIIKLNKNGQIISLFDKEAYREVLPKGKKANVLQTFEDRPMMFDAWDIDIYYREKVYEINNLVNKKVIENGPDRIVINFEYEFLNSKLSQNMIVYSDKRRIDFETKVNWNEHQVLLKALFPVDVRTTKATYEIQFGNVERNTHWNTSWDYAKFETVAQKWVDLSERNYGVSLLNDCKYGHDIKDNNMRITLIKSGIEPDKMADNGNHEFVYSIMPHVGDWFDANTTKEAFELNYPLIAKTTNKSGNLTSIKSFIEVEETSVILDTVKKSEDENAFILRFYEYSNANDTVKVKLNSNIKILEECNLLEEKEKNVEFNKNIFEFTIKPFEIKTFKVYLEKV; from the coding sequence ATGTACTTTACTGTTGAAAAAATAAAAAAATATGTTGAAGAGATTAAAAAACATATTTATGAAAAAATTATAGATTTAGAAATAATGGAATATATTAATATTGGAGTTAATAATTTAGGATTAGATTATGTAAAAAATAAAACTTGGAAAGAATTTAATATAGGAAATAGATGGGGAAACAAAGATGAAATATATTGGTTTAGAAAAACAATTAAATTTCCAAATGACTGGTCTAAAGATAATGTTGCATTATACTTTAATTTAGGTAAAGGAGATCTTGGAGGCCTTTCAGGAACAGAATCATTAATTTATATAAATGAAAAGCCAGTGCAAGGATTAGATATTAATCATTCCGAAGTATTTTTGAAACCAGAATGGATTATAAATGAAAAGATAATTATTCATATAAAAGCATTTAGTGGAATTAATAATAAAAATAATTTGTTTTCAGAAGCAAAATTAGTAAAAATAAACAGAGTTACAGAAGACTTTTATTTTAGATCATTAACTGTATTACAAACAGTATTAGAATTAGATAAAAACTCTTTTGATAGAAAAAATTTAATTGAATTTTTAGATAAATCATTTAAAGTAATTGATTTTAGAAAAACTGGGACAAAAGAATTTTATGATTCAATTACAAAAGCTAATGAATTATTAGAAGAATTTTTGAAGAACTATAAATCAAATGAAAAAAACAAACCAAAAGTGGTTGCTATAGGACATTCTCATATTGATGTTGCATGGCTTTGGAGATTAAAACATACGAGAGAAAAAGCTTCAAGAACATTTTCAACAGTAAATCATTTAATGAATCAATATGAAGAGTATCAATTTGTACAATCTCAACCTCAGCTATATGATTATATAAAAAAAGATTATCCTGAAATATATGAAAATATAAAAAAAAGAATAAAAGAAGGTAAATGGGAAGTTACAGGAGGAATGTGGGTAGAAGCAGATTGCAATGTTCCATCAGGAGAATCTTTAGTAAGGCAATTTTTATTTGGACAAAAATTTATGAAAGAAGAATTTGATATAAGAAGTAAAATTTTATGGCTTCCAGATGTATTTGGATACTCATGGGCTTTACCTCAAATAATAAAAAAGAGTGGCTGTGAATATTTTATGACTACAAAAATAAGTTGGAGTCAGTTCAACAAACCTGAATATGACACATTTAATTGGAGAGGAATAGATGGAACAGAAATTTTAACACATTTTATAACAACGCCTGATGAACATGGAGCTCATTTTTATACATATAATGGTTTATTAACTCCAAAAAGTGTAAAGGGATTATGGGATAATTACAGTCAAAAGGATATAAATGATGAACTATTAATTGCTTTTGGATGGGGAGATGGTGGTGGTGGACCTACCAAAGAAATGATTGAAACAGGAAAAAAAATAAAAGAAATGCCAAGTATACCAGATATAGAATTTGGAAAAGCAGAGCCTTTTTTTAAAAGATTAGATGAAAGGGTTAAAGAAAAGTATAAATTACCAACAGTTGATGGTGAACTATATTTAGAATTTCATAGAGGTACATATACTTCACAAGGAAAAACAAAAAGAAATAATAGAAAAAGTGAGATTTTACTTCACAATGTTGAAGTATTTAATACTTTATCGAGTATTGAATTAAATAATATATATCCACAAGAAAAAATAAATGAAGGATGGAAAATACTTTTAAGAAATCAATTTCATGATATTTTACCTGGTTCTTCAATACATGAAGTTTATGAAGATAGTCAAATGGAGTTTGAAAAATTATTTAATCTTGAAGAAACATTACTTAATAAAGTTCTTCAAGAAATTTCAGATAATATAAATATTAAAGGTAATAAATTAATAGTATTCAATTCATTATCTTGGATAAGAAGTGGTGAAATTTTTATAAAATTTAATGATGAGTTTAAAAATAAAGTTTTTGTGGATGAAAATAACGAAATTGCTTATTCAAAAATTATAGGGAATATTATAAAAATAAATGTAGAAAATATTCCTGCAATGGGTTATAAAACATATAAAATAGTTGATGGAAAAAATGAATCTATAAAAAATTATTTAAAGTATGAAAATGATACTATTGAAAATAAATTCTATATAATTAAATTAAATAAGAATGGTCAAATAATTTCATTATTTGATAAAGAAGCATATAGAGAAGTTTTACCAAAAGGGAAAAAAGCTAATGTTTTACAGACTTTTGAAGATAGGCCTATGATGTTTGATGCATGGGATATAGATATATATTATAGAGAAAAAGTATATGAAATAAACAATTTAGTGAATAAGAAAGTAATTGAAAATGGTCCAGATAGAATAGTAATTAATTTTGAATATGAATTTTTAAATTCTAAATTATCTCAAAATATGATAGTTTATTCTGATAAAAGAAGAATAGATTTTGAAACAAAGGTAAATTGGAATGAACATCAAGTTTTATTAAAAGCGTTATTTCCAGTAGATGTTAGAACTACAAAAGCTACTTATGAAATACAATTTGGAAATGTTGAAAGAAACACTCATTGGAATACAAGTTGGGATTATGCAAAGTTTGAAACAGTAGCTCAAAAATGGGTAGATTTATCAGAAAGAAATTATGGTGTAAGCTTATTGAATGATTGTAAATATGGTCATGATATAAAAGATAACAATATGAGAATTACATTAATAAAATCTGGAATAGAACCAGATAAAATGGCTGATAATGGTAATCATGAGTTTGTTTATAGTATTATGCCACATGTTGGAGATTGGTTTGATGCAAATACAACAAAAGAAGCATTTGAATTGAATTATCCTTTGATTGCAAAAACAACTAATAAATCAGGCAATTTAACTTCTATAAAGAGTTTTATAGAAGTTGAAGAAACTTCAGTTATTTTAGATACAGTAAAAAAATCAGAAGATGAAAATGCTTTTATTTTAAGATTTTATGAATATTCAAATGCTAATGATACAGTAAAAGTTAAACTCAATTCAAACATTAAAATTCTTGAAGAGTGTAATTTATTAGAAGAAAAAGAAAAAAATGTAGAGTTTAATAAAAATATTTTTGAATTTACAATAAAACCTTTTGAAATTAAGACTTTTAAGGTTTATTTGGAGAAAGTATAA
- a CDS encoding GntR family transcriptional regulator, with amino-acid sequence MEQSNKPLYIKIKEYILKNINNGTFKPGEVIPTERSLSENLKVSRQTIRKAIQELVYAGYLYRVQGAGTFVFDKSINSDKKNNHIGVLLNNCSDEFESKILNGIEKALEEKGFSITFMNSNENYKKEAENIHKLKHEGVAGMIIMPAEDQKDSNAISDLKEEQFPFVLVDRRLQGCETDVVMSDNIDGTFKATNHLIDRGHHKIAFIKNRYSITSTIEDRITGYKKAMKNFGFEDEEILLYSYNEYKKTEDQIYEELYKYITENKITGIVALNDYVALHIVKMSRIKNIKIPEDLSVVGFDDKEIVKHLEVPLTTVAQYPKNIGYQAGNLLIKKIEIKNNDELDSKIIHQIYYPTKLIIRNSTKNL; translated from the coding sequence ATGGAACAATCTAATAAACCATTGTATATAAAAATTAAAGAATATATACTAAAAAATATAAACAATGGAACCTTTAAACCTGGAGAAGTTATTCCAACTGAAAGAAGTCTTTCTGAAAATTTAAAAGTTAGTAGACAAACAATTCGTAAAGCAATTCAGGAATTAGTTTATGCGGGGTATCTTTATAGAGTTCAAGGAGCAGGAACATTTGTATTTGATAAAAGTATAAATTCTGATAAAAAAAATAATCATATAGGGGTATTATTGAATAATTGTTCTGACGAATTTGAATCAAAAATATTAAATGGGATAGAAAAGGCATTAGAAGAAAAAGGATTTTCTATAACTTTTATGAATAGTAATGAAAATTATAAAAAAGAAGCCGAAAATATCCATAAATTAAAACACGAAGGTGTTGCAGGAATGATAATAATGCCTGCTGAAGATCAAAAAGATAGCAATGCCATATCAGATTTAAAAGAAGAACAATTTCCTTTTGTTTTAGTAGACAGACGTTTACAAGGTTGTGAAACCGACGTTGTTATGTCTGATAACATCGATGGAACATTTAAAGCAACTAATCATTTAATAGATAGAGGGCATCATAAAATAGCTTTTATAAAAAACAGATATTCCATTACATCCACTATAGAAGATAGAATAACTGGTTATAAAAAAGCAATGAAAAATTTTGGATTTGAAGATGAAGAAATACTTTTATACTCATATAATGAATATAAAAAAACTGAAGATCAGATTTATGAAGAATTATATAAATATATAACAGAAAATAAAATAACTGGCATTGTGGCATTAAATGATTATGTAGCCTTACATATTGTGAAGATGAGTAGAATAAAAAATATAAAAATACCTGAAGATTTATCTGTTGTTGGATTTGATGATAAAGAAATAGTAAAACATTTGGAAGTACCATTAACAACTGTAGCTCAATATCCAAAAAATATTGGTTATCAAGCTGGTAACTTACTCATAAAAAAAATTGAAATAAAAAATAATGATGAATTAGATTCTAAAATAATTCATCAAATATATTATCCAACTAAATTGATAATAAGAAACTCAACTAAAAACTTATAA
- a CDS encoding ABC transporter substrate-binding protein: MSKKRLKIFLSFLFMLFMVNSIFGSYSESPMLMERVKNGDLPSVDNRLPIHPKVVKVREEIGKYGGTLHISKGNEMRALLVENTIESTGPIPVFDEKLVEGNVIESWKVMDNGKKFLFTIRKGLKWSDGYPVTTEDVRFTLEDIYSNKNITRIFPDWLVKGGEKVKLNIIDKYTFELDFKEPYGLFLLQLQSIARGSYHFFINPSHYLKKFHAKYTSMDKLKPLLEKEKLDEKSWGKLFQRKWQSSPWNHRKDIGYPVLDPYVVVEKPSDNVTIFERNPYYFKVDEKGNQLPYIDKVRYESISNQELMNMKIMSGELDFTINTSLGDLALYKANEEKGKYNTVLVPIKSINTKACYFPNLTYEDKTWRKIMRNPEFRHALSLAINRDEINELVYYGFGTPSQACDAPGSPFVEKSFRNAYIKYDPKKAEEILDKIGLSKKDKDGWRIGPDGKPFTINIEFFQVNPSLVPTTELVASYWKDIGIKTEMKVIDGGLWYQRQGANKTTMSVWHEDASRPGNPFFFFVPYEMINWGPAWRTWFTTNGKEGEEPPLEVKKLFEYYNKFTSTISNKERIEFGKKILKSQSENLWVIGTVNNIPIPVIINKHLKNVVNGLDPQWGPSMEEQYFFDNVK; the protein is encoded by the coding sequence ATGAGCAAAAAAAGATTGAAAATTTTTTTGAGTTTTTTATTTATGCTTTTTATGGTGAATTCAATTTTTGGAAGTTATAGTGAATCACCAATGTTAATGGAAAGAGTAAAAAATGGAGATTTACCTTCTGTGGATAACAGACTGCCTATTCATCCAAAAGTTGTAAAAGTAAGAGAAGAAATTGGTAAATATGGCGGAACTTTACACATATCAAAAGGAAATGAAATGAGAGCATTACTTGTGGAAAACACAATAGAATCCACAGGTCCCATACCTGTTTTTGACGAAAAATTAGTTGAAGGAAATGTAATTGAAAGTTGGAAAGTTATGGATAATGGTAAAAAATTTTTATTTACTATAAGAAAAGGATTAAAATGGTCAGATGGATATCCTGTAACTACTGAAGATGTTAGATTTACTTTAGAAGATATTTATTCTAATAAAAATATAACAAGGATTTTTCCTGATTGGTTAGTCAAAGGCGGAGAAAAAGTTAAATTAAATATAATAGATAAATATACATTTGAATTAGATTTTAAAGAACCATATGGATTATTTTTATTACAATTACAATCAATTGCAAGAGGAAGTTATCATTTTTTTATTAATCCTTCACATTACTTAAAAAAATTTCATGCAAAATATACTTCAATGGATAAATTAAAACCTTTACTCGAAAAAGAAAAACTTGATGAAAAAAGCTGGGGAAAATTATTTCAAAGAAAATGGCAATCAAGTCCATGGAATCATAGAAAGGATATAGGTTATCCAGTACTCGATCCTTATGTAGTTGTAGAAAAACCATCAGATAATGTTACTATTTTCGAAAGAAACCCTTATTATTTTAAAGTTGATGAAAAAGGGAATCAATTACCATATATAGATAAAGTTAGATATGAATCTATTAGCAATCAAGAATTGATGAATATGAAAATAATGTCTGGAGAACTTGATTTTACAATAAACACATCGCTTGGCGATTTAGCTTTGTACAAAGCTAATGAAGAAAAAGGAAAGTATAATACAGTTCTTGTTCCAATAAAAAGTATAAATACAAAAGCATGTTACTTTCCAAACTTAACTTATGAAGATAAAACATGGAGAAAAATAATGAGAAACCCAGAATTTAGACATGCTCTATCTCTTGCAATAAATAGAGATGAAATAAATGAGCTTGTTTATTATGGGTTTGGTACACCATCACAAGCTTGTGATGCACCTGGTTCTCCATTTGTAGAAAAGTCATTTAGAAATGCTTATATAAAGTATGATCCTAAAAAAGCAGAAGAAATTTTAGATAAAATTGGTCTCAGTAAAAAAGATAAAGATGGTTGGAGAATAGGTCCAGATGGTAAACCTTTTACAATAAATATAGAATTTTTTCAAGTTAATCCAAGCTTGGTACCAACAACAGAATTAGTTGCAAGTTATTGGAAAGATATAGGAATAAAAACTGAAATGAAAGTTATAGATGGTGGTTTATGGTATCAAAGACAAGGTGCAAACAAAACAACCATGTCTGTATGGCATGAAGATGCTTCAAGACCTGGAAATCCATTTTTCTTTTTTGTTCCATATGAAATGATTAACTGGGGACCTGCATGGAGAACATGGTTCACAACAAATGGAAAAGAAGGAGAAGAACCACCTTTAGAAGTTAAAAAATTATTTGAATATTATAATAAATTTACAAGTACAATTTCAAATAAAGAAAGAATTGAATTTGGGAAAAAAATACTAAAATCACAATCAGAAAATTTATGGGTAATAGGTACAGTAAACAACATACCAATACCTGTAATTATAAATAAACATTTAAAAAATGTAGTAAATGGCTTAGATCCACAATGGGGACCTTCTATGGAAGAACAATACTTTTTTGACAATGTAAAATAA
- a CDS encoding ABC transporter permease: protein MITYIIKRILQIIPILIAISIISFIVIELPPGDFLTSKIAQLTKEGGTVSETELNNLRVSYGLDKPVVQRYFIWIWKIISRGDFGRSFKWNKPVFEVIGERLMLTVIISITTLIFVWVVAIPIGVLSATRQYSIFDYGATFIGFIGLAVPNFLLALILMFISYKYFGVTITGLFSQEYADSAWNFGKFLDMMKHIWVPVVVIGTSGTAGIIRTLRGCLLDELKKQYVVTARAKGLSERKILFKYPVRIALNPLISTIGWVLPGIISGDAIVANVLNLPTTGTVLLESLQFQDMYLAASFVLLLSFLTVIGTLISDILLALTDPRIRYERNEKNV, encoded by the coding sequence ATGATAACTTATATTATAAAAAGGATTCTCCAAATTATACCAATATTAATAGCAATATCTATAATAAGCTTTATAGTTATTGAATTACCACCAGGAGATTTTTTAACTTCAAAAATTGCTCAATTAACAAAAGAAGGTGGTACTGTATCAGAAACAGAATTAAATAACTTAAGAGTGAGTTATGGTCTTGATAAACCAGTTGTTCAAAGATACTTTATATGGATATGGAAAATCATTTCTCGTGGAGATTTTGGTAGATCGTTTAAATGGAATAAACCTGTTTTTGAAGTTATTGGTGAAAGATTGATGTTGACAGTCATAATCTCTATAACTACTTTGATTTTTGTATGGGTAGTTGCTATACCAATAGGGGTTTTATCTGCAACAAGACAGTATTCTATTTTTGATTATGGAGCAACATTTATAGGATTTATAGGACTTGCAGTACCTAATTTTTTATTAGCATTAATTTTAATGTTTATTTCATACAAATATTTTGGAGTTACAATAACTGGTTTATTTTCACAAGAATATGCTGATTCTGCATGGAATTTTGGAAAGTTTTTAGATATGATGAAACATATTTGGGTACCAGTAGTCGTAATTGGAACATCTGGAACAGCAGGTATAATAAGAACTTTGAGAGGTTGTTTGTTGGATGAATTAAAAAAACAATATGTAGTTACAGCAAGAGCAAAAGGATTAAGTGAAAGAAAAATATTATTTAAATATCCAGTTAGAATAGCTTTAAATCCTTTAATTAGTACTATTGGATGGGTTTTACCTGGAATAATTTCTGGAGATGCAATAGTTGCAAATGTTCTTAATTTACCAACAACAGGAACTGTATTGCTTGAATCTTTACAATTTCAAGACATGTATCTTGCAGCAAGTTTTGTTTTACTTTTGAGCTTTTTGACTGTAATAGGTACTCTAATTTCAGATATTCTGTTAGCACTTACAGATCCTAGAATTAGGTATGAAAGGAATGAAAAAAATGTTTAA
- a CDS encoding ABC transporter permease: MKKMFKKKSKKIDKFTASQLQLTWWNFKKHKLAIISSFVLIFLYLMIIFAPFISPYSKSKRFSMYQYAPPQKIHFFDEKGFHLRPFVYGYNKKLDMKTFKRTYEVNKTKKYKIYFFVKGEKYKLWNLFKTDIHLFGTKKGHIFLFGTDRLGRDLFSRVVFGACISLTIGLIGVFLTFVIGVTLGSISGYYGGIADTIIQRMIDVLISIPQIPLWMALAAAMPRNWPILKVYFSIVIILSLVGWGGLARVVRGKFLSLRNEEFIMAAKYAGASDFWIITKHMIPSFMSYIIVSITLSIPGMILGETGLSFLGLGLQPPAVSWGVLLQDAQNLSALAYHPWLLLPGLFVIITVLMFNFLGDGLRDAADPYSK, encoded by the coding sequence ATGAAAAAAATGTTTAAGAAAAAGTCAAAAAAAATAGATAAATTTACAGCCTCTCAACTCCAACTGACTTGGTGGAACTTTAAAAAACATAAATTAGCAATTATTTCAAGTTTTGTGTTGATTTTTCTTTATTTAATGATTATATTTGCACCATTCATTTCACCATATAGTAAATCAAAAAGATTTTCTATGTATCAATACGCCCCACCACAAAAAATTCATTTTTTTGATGAAAAAGGATTTCATTTGAGACCTTTTGTTTATGGGTATAACAAAAAATTAGATATGAAAACATTTAAAAGAACATATGAAGTTAATAAAACAAAAAAATATAAAATATATTTTTTTGTAAAAGGTGAAAAATATAAGTTATGGAATTTATTTAAAACAGACATTCACTTATTTGGAACAAAAAAAGGTCATATTTTTTTATTTGGAACGGATAGACTTGGTAGAGATTTATTTTCAAGAGTAGTATTTGGAGCATGTATTTCTCTGACAATAGGTTTAATTGGAGTATTTTTAACTTTTGTAATAGGTGTTACTCTTGGAAGTATTTCAGGTTATTATGGTGGAATTGCAGATACTATAATTCAAAGAATGATAGATGTATTAATTTCAATACCTCAAATCCCATTATGGATGGCACTTGCAGCAGCAATGCCAAGAAATTGGCCAATTTTAAAAGTATATTTTTCAATTGTTATAATACTTTCTTTAGTTGGATGGGGAGGACTTGCAAGAGTTGTACGCGGAAAGTTTTTATCTTTAAGAAATGAAGAATTTATAATGGCAGCTAAATATGCTGGAGCATCAGACTTTTGGATAATTACAAAACATATGATACCTTCTTTTATGAGTTATATAATAGTCTCTATAACTTTAAGTATACCTGGAATGATACTTGGAGAAACTGGTTTGAGCTTTTTAGGTTTAGGTTTACAACCACCAGCAGTTAGCTGGGGAGTATTACTTCAAGATGCACAAAATTTGTCTGCATTAGCTTATCATCCATGGCTATTATTACCTGGATTGTTTGTAATAATAACAGTACTTATGTTTAATTTTTTAGGTGATGGATTGAGAGATGCAGCAGATCCATACAGTAAATAG
- a CDS encoding ABC transporter ATP-binding protein, translating to MNNKLLEVKNLKTYFETDQGTVKAVDGINFFIEKQKTVGIVGESGSGKTVTAQSIIQIMPWPGKIIDGEVLFYKNEKEIIDLAKLDPKGKIIREIRGKEIGYIFQEPMTALSPIHTVGSQIIEAIRIHNSMLTKKEARKKAITLLKNVGIPSPEKKINDYTFQLSGGMRQRVMIAMALSCNPKLLIADEPTTAIDVTLQAQIIKLLKDLQKKYEMSILIITHDLAVIAEMADEVIVMYLGKIVESGTVFDIFDNPKHPYTKALLKSIPNKTSKKYLDTIKGMVPDAFSIPNGCEFEPRCEFSIKGKCNKYKPPIIEIKKGQFVRCFLYEKACEENE from the coding sequence TTGAATAACAAACTTCTTGAAGTTAAAAATTTAAAAACATACTTTGAAACAGATCAAGGAACAGTAAAGGCTGTAGATGGCATAAATTTTTTTATTGAAAAGCAAAAAACAGTTGGAATAGTAGGAGAAAGTGGAAGCGGAAAAACTGTTACTGCACAATCAATAATACAAATTATGCCTTGGCCTGGAAAAATAATTGATGGTGAAGTTCTTTTTTATAAAAACGAAAAAGAAATTATTGATTTAGCAAAATTAGATCCAAAGGGAAAAATTATAAGAGAAATAAGAGGAAAAGAAATAGGTTATATTTTTCAGGAACCAATGACTGCTTTGAGTCCAATTCATACTGTTGGTAGTCAAATAATAGAAGCAATTAGAATACATAATAGTATGTTAACAAAAAAAGAAGCAAGAAAAAAAGCCATTACATTATTAAAAAATGTTGGAATACCCAGTCCTGAAAAAAAAATAAATGATTATACTTTTCAATTGAGTGGAGGAATGAGACAAAGAGTAATGATAGCAATGGCACTATCATGTAATCCAAAATTATTAATTGCAGATGAACCAACAACAGCAATAGATGTGACTCTTCAAGCTCAAATTATAAAACTATTAAAAGACTTACAAAAAAAATACGAAATGTCTATTTTAATTATCACACATGATCTTGCAGTTATTGCAGAAATGGCAGATGAAGTTATAGTAATGTATCTTGGAAAAATAGTAGAAAGTGGAACAGTATTTGATATTTTTGATAATCCAAAACATCCATATACAAAAGCATTATTAAAGTCCATACCAAATAAAACATCTAAAAAATACTTAGATACGATAAAAGGAATGGTACCAGATGCATTTTCAATTCCTAATGGATGTGAATTTGAACCAAGATGTGAATTTTCCATAAAGGGAAAATGCAACAAGTATAAACCTCCTATTATTGAAATAAAAAAGGGACAGTTTGTAAGATGTTTTTTATATGAAAAGGCATGTGAAGAAAATGAATAA